A segment of the Toxotes jaculatrix isolate fToxJac2 chromosome 2, fToxJac2.pri, whole genome shotgun sequence genome:
AGCCTTCCTCACCCGCCCACCAGTTGATTCCTGCTTAGTGCTATGTGGCGATAAGAGCAGAGACGAAACGGGACAGAAGGCCTAAACAGCCCTTTCCTCTCAAGATTTGGTCTTTTGTTGTTTCATCTTCTGATTCTGCAGTTTCACTCCGTAACAACTACGGTGAGTATCAGTCTTTGCCGAATCAAATAAACAGACTATAATAGGGTTTGGCAAGCAGTGCATGAGGGGATGAAAGGGGGAGAGACCTCCCCCCCCGACCCCTCACACAGCTGAGGAGAGTGGCGGACGTGCAGAGAAGATAGTAAACCATGACTCCGATCGAGCTGAGACGTTTCTAAAAGTGTATAAATGTGCAGCAGTTGTGTTGGTGTGAGAAGCTAAAAAATGCTCTGCAGACAGAGTGAAGTATGTCAGACTTCATGGTGCTGTATTTATTCTagaataaaagattaaaaagattTCTCTATATAATTCCATGGACTTCTTGTCTCTGCAGAATTAAAACACTTGTCTAAAAAGTAAACATGAAGGCTGAACCATATTTGTTATTACAGGCAGACATTTCTCCCCTCACTACATTTGCTTATTTAAGAATAAGGACCAAAGACTGTATGGAACAAAGGAAGATACTCGATTTCCTTCAAATATGTGTTAGTGAACAGGTCAAATCgttctccctctgtcccctctGCGAAGGTCAGCTTGGACTCTTAAATTGACTAAATGCCAATTTCCGCCATTTTCATTcgctgtgtgcctgtgtgtgtctatggggagtgtgtgtgtgtgtgcgtaacaAGCCACAGAAAGACAGGTGAAAGGACAAAAGCAATGTGAGAGGAACTAAATctttaaacttaatttaaacATTATTCCTCGTTACTGAGGAGCTTAAATCACAGACTGTGAACCTGAACAATTCTCCAAATTCACAGCAAGGTCAACACACCGTTGTACACCATGATCTGATCTGTTGTGTGTCAAATTCGTCTGGTGCTGACGCCAAGGACGCagttctgcagtttgtttttaatttgaacgTAACGTTAGCGTCAGCAGAGAGAATCTGTCTGCATCCCTGCAAACATCACCTGATCAATAACACTGTGATTCAGAGCATCTTGTTATTCTTTTACATTCTTTCctcttacatttttttggaagaacttttattttggtttattttctcaGATCAAATCTCAACTATCAAAGgtcattaaattaaattctctTTCAGTGGCTGCCCTTTCCTGTTTATGTTACACTGTGTTTAACAGTACAGGATCATGAGGTGGCCAGACTGGCAAAGTAGGGATTTGGCTTTGATTCAGGCCACCTTTATAAAGCACAGACATAATGGGTCCTGGATATTTACAACTGTTACGTGtaagtgtgcatgtttgtgtgtgtacaataaTACAGAAATAGTGTAAGAATCATTTTTCTTTGGTTGGTTGTAGTTAGGACTGCTTTTAAATGCTCGTATGTGTCATAAATATAACTTCTTATACACTGAGCTGTTTCTGTCCTGCTTAACAATACAATTTACAGTTATTTAAAGTTATAGTTGCTctacatgtaaacaaaactaTTATATAAAAAATGATACGTCAAAGACAtattgaaaaaaatgacagtacTATAAAAGTCAGTACTTCCACCGTCATTTGCACTATTCAGTCATTCTTCTTTAAAACAGAGAAGTTGTACATATTACTAAACAATGTCTAAAGCAGGCTTTCAGGACCTGCTGTTGAACTTTATTTTAGTTTCACCTCACGATATTACTTTTTACTTCTTATTTCTGACAGCATGTGAAGGCAACACCAGTAACACCCACACTGCACTAACTGCAGCTGATGAATTAGATAGCTaagtctaataataataataataataacaataataatgaattaaaaaattTGTAGCTTAACTCATATCAATATGATTTCACCAGAAGTTTTACTTGTCTCCAGATTTTTGTTTCTGAGCTTACTGAAGACTTCCAAACCTAATTCAGCCACCCACATACAGAAGTAGGTCACCTCTTTGTATCGCTCCTAAATAGGCTCTTCAAGCAGCTGACTCTATGCAGAACAGTttacttcctcctctctgtctcacataaTCTAAAGACGTAAATTTgctgtacctgtacctgtaaCAGTAAACTAACATGATGACTGACCATTAgtcacagcagctgtgaggAAGGATACGCGGGTACATGCAGCATGATAAATGAAGGAGAGCCTGTTGATTAAATCAGAAATAAACGTGTATATCTGTGTGATTGTTTACCTGTTTTCAGATGCTCCACCTGACCGCAGGGCGCGTGGGAAGCCTCCTTGGTAGGCGCGCGACAGCCACCTTCACCACCAGCAGCGCGAGGATGGCGAGCCACGGTCAGGGTCTGATTTGTGTCCGCCATTTAACTTTCTGACCTGCGAGTAGAACAGTCTGAGCTCCTCATGAAGAGCAGTCATAGTTTTGTGGATGAACTGTGGCAGAAGGAGGGTCAGGATGTTTCCTTGTTACCTGTCTGATGTCCAGGTGCAGGTCTACAGGTGTTTCTGAGGGGCAGTTAGGAACTTccgctattattattattatcacatttATACAATCTTTGATAGTTACAGCTGCCCAAACTGGTCCCTCCATAGTTTTTAGATATAAAAATAGATCATAGATAGTAGGAACTCTAAAGTCAAGTTCTGTCCGGTCACAAGCTGGTGTAACACCGGCAGAGGCGGAAGGGGtactctgattttcttttttttttatccagtcGCAACAGCACTACTACTGTGTGGAATTAAGAGTTTTTCATTacagatattaaaaaaataatttcagaatAATTATATAATTGGATATAATTAttatgtgttattattattgattattgggCAACAGCACTTGATGCATTAACTTACACATCACTTGAATGTTGCACATAGTAAAGCTGAAGCTAATCTGGATACTTTACACTAAATAGACTTATAATAAAGCTGCATCTTATTCAGCCTATAACAATGCATCATCATTTATTTGCTGATCATTTTTGCAGTAATACTatgaatctgcaaagtaacaaGTAAATAGTCACTCACTAAAGTAAATTTAGTAAAAAATGAACATTGCTCAGAGGTACTCTCATTGTACTCTGAAATGACAGCTGTCAAAATAAGTGACCCTACCCAAAGACTATGGAAGTACCACTGCTGGTAATGGCTGCTATCAGAGCAAGAGgcctctgtctgtcccaccagcagagggcgctgtcGCACCATCATGACTTGACATCCACATTTACTGATGATCTTTGTGGCTTTtgtgttacagtacagtacagttttcTACACCTGGGCTTTAAaaacctctccctctcttgacTGTACATTATTGCAGCATTTGAAATAAGTGACTCTTCTTACCCCTGTCTCTCCAGATGTGGCAGAGACTGTGGACATGTCTCAGCCTCTGTACTGGGACCGTGTGGACATCCCTCTGCCCGACAAACCCTACAAAACTGCACTCACCGCTACTGACAAGAGCctgaaacagaaggagaaaggaCCCTGGAATCAGCTGTCCAAAGAGGAGAAGATTGCCCGTAGGTCCTTTACACAGAGGCTTAATATAAGTTTAAATACTCATCTGAAATTATTACAGTacaataaacatccacacagcagcacagttaCTATAACAGCACAGGGAAATCACATTTATTCAAATTCTGCTCTTAAGTACAGTTCTGAGGTCCATGTTCTGTACTTGGGTATTTGAATTTTGCAACTGCTTTATATTTGCATATTGTCTTTCTGATCCTGTGCACTTACCTGATGTCTCCTCCTGACCTCTGTCTCAGCTTGACTTCCTCTCTCACACCCCCCTGCAGTGTATCGGCTGACGTTCTGCCAGACCTTCCCTGAGATGACGCAGCCGTCAGACGAGTGGAAGACTGTCCTGGGAGGCGTCTTCATCTTTCTGGGCTTCACTGGCCTGGTGGTGTGGTGGCAGAAAGTCTATGGTAAATCTGTGCTTTTCCACTCTGACTGGACAAACAGTGACTCTTCTTAATTCTGTGACTATAACAggaaatcttttttcttttttttttgcctctgcttCACGCGCTCGGTGCTGCTGGGTTTAACATTTTCACTTGTCATCGCAGAAAAAGCACAGCTGGGACTAATAACATCAATCAGGGCTCTGCTCCTTTTAAGTAtcccagtaagccatgacaaTACCAGCTAGCATTCACAGTACCAGAGCCCTGGAACTGACTCATCTGAAGGGACTGCAGGCTTTATTAGTGTTATGAGTCGCAGCTCTTAAGAGGAGCATCATGTCCATGTCCAGACATCTTTATATCTTCATATTAAATGCACGACAGAGTTCACTGATGTGCTGTGTACCTCTCTATACATTCGTTCTCTCCAGTCTACCCTCCGCGCCCCAGGACCTTCGATGACGATTGGCAGGCCAAACAGGTGAAGAGGATGTTGGACATGAGGATCAATCCCGTCCAGGGCTTCTCCTCCAAGTGGGACTATGAGAAGGGCCAGTGGAAGTAAAGAGGCGGCTGGACTGTGGCTGAGGTGGCACCGAGTTTGGACCTGTCACTCCAGAGCACGGCTTTGTTCCActctgtgaagctgctgttgaAGTCAAGCTGACTTTGAATGTTGTGTTATGAATGTTAAAAACCACTAGAAAGATGAAGCTAATCCACTGTTAGCATCTCTGGGGTAATTTTACTCTGTGACTCCTTTGCTCTCAGTCAGTTACCTCGTCTACAACCACTGCAGCCTCCTGTTATGGTGGTGACTGTGTCCGTCCAGGTGTAAACATATAATAATAAAGTTTTGCTTGTGTCTCCGTCCCAGTCTTTTATTACGCGGTGAAGGCTCCGCTCAGCTGCTCAGCTGCTTCCTTCTTGTGTGGCAGAAGCGTCTTCGCCAAGGATTGCACAAAAAGTCATTAAGGCACAGAAATCTGACCACACAACAGGGTCCTGACAAATCATCACATTTCACCGGAGGCagaatgtaactaagtacatttactcaagtactggaCCTGAGCCGGAGTGGGTCATTTTCCATACATCTCTATCTCCATCACTGTATTTTACCTGCTGTTTGGAGAGGcatcaaaaaacaacaacaacaacaaaaaacatccacagaaacaaacacacaaaacaacaaaatcatgaCATTAGGTCATGTTGTTATATTACTTATACTATTACTAACATTGCTGTTACATCATTCATCAGTTTTAAAGTAAGAGTAAAAAGGTGGTCATAGATCAGGTGTGTGACAGAACATTGATCCAATCACAATGAATGATCTACCTGTTTCTGTAGCGtgagcagaggcagagctgatCAGTGTCAAATGTAAGCAAAAAACATCCATGTGTGACTAAACTGTTTCAGATAaacttaaaaaatgtatatgaaGCAGTGAAAGACAGTCAGCTTAAAGCCTGATACATATCACAATGATGGGTATGGAAATAAAAATGGTTAAATTATTGTAAATAACATTTCAAGGTAAAAGATGTGATGTAGCAACATGAAGTGATGTGTAATATCAGGGTAACACAGAACGTGTTTCCTCCTcacattctgtttgtttgtcttaaTGTCCTGCTTTTTAAATGATGCCAGGCTCCATGAGCGAACTCTCACAGCTCTCACAGCCTCTTTGATGGATTCCCATGAACTTTGTACAGACACTGGTGGTCtgaatcctaatgactctgACTTTTAGTCCAAAgccaccatgaggttcacatttgtggttttgagttaAATGTCTTAACCAActattgtttctgtttctcctcaggatgaattgtaatagtCTTGCTGATCCTCTGATCCTGTTCAAGACTTGGGAAAAGACAGGACAGACTCAGTACATCTTCCAACATGGGCTTTATTAGGTTCAATGTCATTTAAAGTTTTACAATGCCATTCTAAGACATACAAACAGACTATTGGTTGCGATCTTCGAATCTATAACTCTTATGACCAACAAAAATGCACCATAGACCAAACTTTTTGAAAATATCCTCTTGCTTTGTTTGCATGTTCCTGTCTAGTAGCAGTCCAATAATcccaaaaactaaaaacacaacaaatgacaACGCACATCAATGCAAAGATGGAGTTTAAGGCCATTTGAAGGGGCACGGTTATGCTTTTTACACcaaatataaataatgtttaaaagccatcagttctgtttttcttaaatATGTTACTAAGCTAACAGACTATTCTAATAAGTTATAATAActagcatatatatatatgtgtatacatatatatacatacatatatatatatagagtcGTGCCAATGCTGTCACACTTCCTTCATTTGTGCCTCCTTCAGCAACATTTTGTCAGACATAACTTCACAcgcatgcattcacacacacacacaaacacacactcacactcacatgatgtggaggaagggaatgtgtgtgagtgagggcctggacagcagagaaaagcctATGAGCAGCTTCTTGGTGGGGCACACActagaaaaatatatatatatatatatactgtactgGAATGTATGAGAGCTGCCAGTTGCCGGTGCGTGAAACACCAGGCGACAAACACTCCTCCAACTCC
Coding sequences within it:
- the LOC121200540 gene encoding cytochrome c oxidase subunit 4 isoform 2, mitochondrial; this encodes MLHLTAGRVGSLLGRRATATFTTSSARMASHDVAETVDMSQPLYWDRVDIPLPDKPYKTALTATDKSLKQKEKGPWNQLSKEEKIALYRLTFCQTFPEMTQPSDEWKTVLGGVFIFLGFTGLVVWWQKVYVYPPRPRTFDDDWQAKQVKRMLDMRINPVQGFSSKWDYEKGQWK